In Hippoglossus stenolepis isolate QCI-W04-F060 chromosome 21, HSTE1.2, whole genome shotgun sequence, one DNA window encodes the following:
- the g6pc1a.1 gene encoding glucose-6-phosphatase a, catalytic subunit, tandem duplicate 1, with amino-acid sequence MDLLHSWGVELAVHLQTTYSSYGGVFHLASTVADLHTTFFWLFPVWFHLRRDTGLRLIWVAVIGDWLNLVLKWVLFGERPYWWVHETRFYGADPVPFLQQFPITCETGPGSPSGHAMGAAGVWYVMVTALLSMATEQRCPPLLYKFLQMGLWLLMGLVELVVCTSRVYMAAHFPHQVIAGVITGVLVAAVVSKEKWIYSASMNKYFISTVFLTSFAVGFYLLLKALGVDLLWTLEKAHKWCVRPEWVHMDSTPFASLLRNMGSLFGLGLGLHSPLPSDRKNRSAASKAGCIIISLLLLQLLDGWTFSSENHLTFYFLSFGKSAVALLIPTTVVPSALSRICKGKKEEKNM; translated from the exons ATGGATCTCCTCCACAGCTGGGGGGTTGAGCTGGCCGTCCACCTGCAGACCACATACAGCAGCTACGGGGGTGTTTTCCACCTGGCGTCCACGGTGGCCGATCTGCACACCACGTTCTTCTGGTTGTTCCCGGTCTGGTTCCACCTGCGGAGGGACACGGGGCTCCGGCTCATCTGGGTGGCTGTGATCGGAGACTGGCTCAACTTGGTCCTGAAATG GGTTCTCTTCGGGGAGAGACCCTACTGGTGGGTTCACGAGACCCGGTTCTACGGAGCAGATCCGGTTCCTTTTCTGCAGCAGTTCCCCATCACTTGTGAGACTGGACCAG GAAGTCCGTCAGGTCACGCTATGGGCGCGGCTGGCGTCTGGTACGTGATGGTTACGGCGCTGCTCTCTATGGCCACAGAGCAGCGATGTCCACCTCTACTGTACAA ATTCCTGCAGATGGGCCTGTGGCTGCTGATGGgcctggtggagctggtggtcTGCACCTCAAGGGTCTACATGGCCGCACACTTCCCACACCAGGTCATCGCTGGAGTCATCACTG GTGTCCTCGTAGCTGCAGTTGTCTCTAAGGAGAAATGGATCTACAGCGCCAGCATGAACAAATACTTCATCAGCACCGTCTTCTTGACCTCCTTCGCTGTCGGCTTCTACCTCCTGCTCAAAGCTCTGGGTGTGGACCTGCTCTGGACCCTGGAGAAAGCCCACAAGTGGTGCGTGAGGCCCGAGTGGGTCCACATGGACAGCACGCCCTTCGCCAGCCTCCTGCGGAACATGGGCAGCCTGTTCGGCCTGGGCCTGGGCCTGCACTCGCCCCTCCCCAGCGACAGGAAGAACAGAAGTGCTGCTTCCAAGGCGGGATGTATTATAATCTCTTTGctcctgcttcagctgctgGACGGATGGACATTCTCCTCAGAAAACCACCTGACTTTCTATTTCCTGTCTTTCGGAAAGAGCGCCGTTGCACTTTTAATCCCAACCACTGTGGTGCCGTCGGCTCTGAGCAGGATTTgcaagggaaagaaagaagagaagaacatGTAA
- the g6pc1a.2 gene encoding glucose-6-phosphatase catalytic subunit 1 has translation MLSAVMDALQGFGVSTTHYLQTNYQDAQGLFLWVSWAADLRNTFFIFFPLWFHLRASVGIKLIWVAVVGDWLNLVFKWILFGERPYWWVHETAHYANTVRPHIEQYPMTCETGPGSPSGHAMGAAGVYYTLVTSILALMISKKKYGSKKSTNKEWYLKAVLWTLFWGVQVCVCLSRVFIAAHFPHQVVCGVITGMIVAEAFNRTQWIYNASMKKYFYTTLCLTSFAVGFYLLLKALGVDLLWTLEKAHKWCVRPEWVHMDSTPFASLLRNMGTLFGLGLGLHSPLYTETKKSSGKVMKAGCVISSLLLLHLFDSFKPPTHTASLYYLLSFCKSAAVPLVTVSIIPYCVHGALSLQSKKAA, from the exons ATGCTCAGCGCCGTCATGGACGCCCTGCAGGGTTTTGGGGTGAGCACCACCCACTACCTGCAGACCAACTACCAGGACGCCCAGGGCCTGTTCCTCTGGGTGTCCTGGGCGGCCGACCTCAGGAACaccttcttcatcttcttcccaCTTTGGTTTCACCTGCGAGCCTCCGTGGGCATCAAGCTCATCTGGGTGGCCGTGGTCGGGGACTGGCTGAACTTAGTGTTTAAATG gattCTGTTTGGGGAGAGGCCTTACTGGTGGGTCCACGAGACGGCTCACTATGCGAACACCGTCCGTCCTCACATCGAGCAGtaccccatgacctgtgagaCTGGGCCAG GCAGCCCCTCCGGTCACGCCATGGGAGCCGCTGGGGTCTACTACACGCTGGTGACCTCCATCCTCGCCCTCATGATCAGCAAGAAGAAATATGGAAGCAAGAAATCCACCAACAAAGAGTG GTACCTGAAGGCCGTTCTGTGGACGCTGTTCTGGGgagtccaggtgtgtgtgtgtctctccaggGTCTTCATCGCCGCCCACTTTCCCCACCAGGTCGTTTGCGGGGTTATCACAG GTATGATCGTGGCTGAAGCCTTCAACAGAACCCAGTGGATCTACAACGCCAGCATGAAGAAGTACTTCTACACCACCCTCTGCTTGACCTCCTTCGCTGTCGGCTTCTACCTCCTGCTCAAAGCTCTGGGTGTGGACCTGCTCTGGACCCTGGAGAAAGCCCACAAGTGGTGCGTGAGGCCCGAGTGGGTCCACATGGACAGCACGCCCTTCGCCAGCCTCCTGCGGAACATGGGCACCCTGTTCGGCCTGGGCCTGGGCCTGCACTCGCCGCTCTACACCGAGACCAAGAAGAGCAGCGGCAAGGTGATGAAGGCGGGCTGCGTCATCAGctccctgctcctgctgcacctGTTCGACTCCTTCAAGCCTCCCACGCACACCGCGTCCCTCTACTACCTGCTGTCCTTCTGCAAGAGCGCCGCCGTGCCCCTGGTCACCGTCAGCATCATCCCCTACTGCGTGCACGGAGCCCTGAGCCTGCAGAGCAAGAAGGCAGCGTGA
- the LOC118100418 gene encoding zinc finger protein ZFP2, with the protein MSGLQLMKRPLSDRLRAAAQQIVTVLQGRVMKMMKMMNPESSAEHQRAVVHKRLSVVADDIVRILEEMMSEYEAGVSRCHDDIEQRRRLLDVTLKTETDSDRLSGSDVSSEQQRREQKTSASPQFKDASTETDSEFSHTRPSHLHPTPMVEKGTSTTMETETRGEQCVLPPSDREVLSSKDSEAASENNDSKKELNDKSDTRRTFPSLRQSHAAFHGDAGLTTIKTHTRKNTTTDNSQTTGQSCCRVCGKFFRYKRSFLKHVLQHEHSADLCGVCGKRLEADDSLRLHLQTHREENICRVQASDKQSEADAESNVGDSDEDWKESEGSDSEDVDSDKDETKKRGTQTKSHASNKPKKPRYQDLPHVKYCCKVCGRSFCYRASFLKHVQEDEMDTDLCGVCGKRFATEENLRLHLQTYIRSNDCEVCGKHFDGHQQLEMHMRTHTGEKPYICSVCGKAFAQNGNLMGHMRRHTGERPYVCSVCAQGFSSKESMRDHMRIHTGEKPFLCSICGKGFRQRGTLKTHMMIHTGDFPHRCIICDKKFFKSGGLKIHMRSHTGEKPFLCNICGKSFTANSSLSKHMGVHDRDRSYGCRVRDKRSSREEDLKRQVQTHGDEAAQVTTL; encoded by the exons ATGTCGGggctgcagctgatgaagaGGCCGCTCAGCGACAGactgagagctgctgctcagcaGATAGTGACTGTGCTGCAGGGgagggtgatgaagatgatgaagatgatgaaccCTG AGTCGTCAGCCGAGCACCAGAGGGCCGTCGTGCACAAGCGTCTGTCGGTTGTCGCCGACGACATCGTCAGGATCCTGGAGGAAATGATGAGTGAATATGAGGCGGGTGTTTCCCGTTGCCATGACGACATCGAGCAGCGGCGCCGACTGCTGGACGTCACGTTGAAAACAGAGACGGACTCGG ATCGACTCTCTGGGTCGGACGTttcctctgagcagcagagaCGTGAGCAGAAAACATCCGCCTCACCGCAGTTTAAAGACGCGTCCACAGAGACGGACTCTGAGTTCTCCCACACTCGGCCTTCACATCTTCACCCAACACCAATGGTGGAGAAGGGCACCTCCACGACGATGGAAACAGAGACTCGCGGGGAGCAGTGTGTGCTGCCACCTAGTGACCGGGAGGTTCTGTCGTCGAAAGACTCAGAAGCTGCGAGTGAAAACAACGACAGCAAGAAAGAGCTGAACGATAAATCAGACACGAGAAGAACTTTTCCGAGCCTGAGACAAAGCCATGCTGCTTTCCACGGCGACGCCGGCCTGACGACAATAAAAACGCACACAAGGAAAAACACGACAACAGACAACAGTCAAACTACCggacagagctgctgcagagtgtgtgGAAAGTTTTTCCGCTACAAACGCTCTTTTCTGAAACACGTTCTTCAGCACGAGCACAGCGCCGACCTGTGTGGAGTCTGTGGGAAACGTCTGGAGGCTGACGACAGCCTCCGGCTTCACTTACAAAcccacagagaggagaacatcTGCAGAGTCCAAGCAAGCGACAAACAGTCGGAGGCAGACGCTGAGAGTAACGTGGGCGACAGTGACGAGGACTGGAAGGAAAGCGAAGGAAGTGACAGCGAGGACGTGGACAGCGATAAAGATGAGACCAAAAAACGAGGGACGCAAACTAAAAGTCACGCATCAAACAAACCCAAAAAACCAAGGTACCAGGATTTACCTCACGTGAAATACTGCTGCAAAGTGTGCGGCAGGTCTTTCTGCTACAGAGCCTCTTTCTTGAAGCATGTGCAGGAAGACGAGATGGACACGGACCTTTGTGGCGTCTGCGGGAAACGGTTTGCGACTGAGGAGAACCTGAGGCTTCACTTGCAAACGTACATCAGATCCAACGACTGTGAAGTCTGTGGCAAACATTTTGACGGCCACCAGCAGCTGGAGATGCACATGAGAACCCACACGGGAGAGAAACCGTACATCTGCAGCGTCTGCGGCAAAGCCTTCGCTCAGAACGGGAACCTGATGGGTCACATGAGGAGGCACACGGGCGAGAGGCCGTACGTTTGCAGCGTTTGCGCTCAGGGCTTCAGCTCTAAAGAGAGCATGAGGGATCACATGCGAATCCACACCGGGGAGAAACCGTTTCTGTGCAGCATCTGCGGAAAAGGATTCAGACAGAGGGGGACCCTGAAGACGCACATGATGATCCACACGGGGGACTTCCCGCACCGATGCATTATCTGCGACAAGAAGTTCTTCAAGAGCGGCGGGCTGAAGATCCACATGCGGTCGCACACGGGGGAGAAGCCGTTCCTGTGCAACATCTGCGGCAAAAGCTTCACGGCGAACAGCTCGCTCAGCAAACACATGGGCGTCCACGATCGAGACCGATCGTACGGCTGCAGAGTGCGAGACAAACGGTCCTCGAGGGAAGAGGATCTGAAAAGACAAGTCCAGACTCACGGGGATGAAGCCGCGCAGGTGACGACTCTTTAA